A single genomic interval of Aureliella helgolandensis harbors:
- a CDS encoding DJ-1/PfpI family protein yields MKKVLVVIGDATELLDTMYPYYRLQEAGFQPVVTAPEKRKYQLVLHEIKPGWTITKEWEGYTLDCDVPFSEVKEAEYAGIFFSGGRAPEYIRYDTNLVRITKHFFAENKPIASVCHGVEIPAYADCVRGRRMATVSKCRFDLEVCGGIFVDEPCVVDGNLFSGRTFHDNGSYVGPWIEMLQQQNS; encoded by the coding sequence ATGAAAAAGGTGCTAGTGGTCATAGGGGACGCAACCGAGTTGCTCGATACGATGTACCCCTATTATCGATTGCAAGAAGCTGGGTTTCAACCTGTGGTAACGGCGCCCGAGAAACGGAAGTATCAGCTCGTATTGCATGAAATCAAACCGGGATGGACGATCACGAAGGAGTGGGAGGGATATACGCTTGACTGTGATGTTCCCTTCTCGGAAGTGAAGGAAGCGGAGTACGCGGGAATCTTTTTCTCGGGAGGTCGCGCTCCGGAATATATCCGTTACGACACCAATCTCGTTCGAATCACCAAACACTTCTTTGCAGAGAATAAGCCGATCGCCAGCGTCTGTCACGGCGTGGAGATACCTGCCTATGCGGATTGTGTCCGCGGACGACGCATGGCCACGGTTTCCAAATGTCGCTTTGATCTGGAAGTCTGCGGCGGGATTTTTGTCGATGAGCCCTGTGTGGTGGATGGGAATCTCTTCAGTGGTCGCACCTTTCATGACAATGGATCGTATGTGGGGCCGTGGATTGAGATGCTGCAGCAGCAGAATTCCTGA
- a CDS encoding c-type cytochrome — MHPAVNMPSPRPVVVLALLVWLLPQVASSQDSRARRAATLPVDAPAFVPGFERFGRHADIDSIASGRLLISELSCGACHATDVPDLQPKGGPRLESVGERLQADWLYDYLNSSHAPQHGTTMPNVLSKLDRNSRQDVALALAAFLATQRKPLPEIKATGAIPVPLEFWKLGDVQRGTELFHQVGCVACHAPDPDYETVVESNSALDELFEELSTEELEEMGLASAARKVDSVPLGELGNKYSLRGLARFLHDPLSVRPSGRMPGFKLLPSDAADIASYLLSRESTSASETSSSGSPAEQLGVLHSETEGYEQALAGRMKTQTLGELAEQGRGLFASMNCNQCHALSGEETATTLPPMEQLDSQSAVGCLSDSPTRSVRFSLDAVQVGAIRTALADAATPRGLEPPSRLQHLLLQRNCYACHEREELGGVGRFRKPFFETVAGIDLGDEGRLPPPLTNVGRKLQLSWLKKVLLGQNADIRKHMHIRMPAFGAELADELPQLLATSDEVDSAPESAVWDSTLWDLGATLPQVGRELVDNGCVQCHPFRGYALPGVVGVDLQGIANRVQPSWFSEFIENPGLVKKQTRMPTFFPKGKSQQPHLLGGNVHSQIGAIWSYLRDLDKQPLPEKISAARAENYELKPTDRPILLRTFMKDAGTHALAVGFPAGVHFAFDTERVRLANAWRGRFIDAQGTWFIRFAPLAEPLGDRVQAIQFGAPFARPKDESASWSADQLWPPHGSRIHFRGYRLDEGGIPTFLYEVDGIGIEDRIEPHGQQGLLRTLSLRPVTSHASVGEESAAAEAPETDRLWFNANYGHDLQILNAFESKNELGLRVRLEVSSSDLPVSVRAASDDGAVWAVPLDVKQPIDLKVEYQW, encoded by the coding sequence ATGCATCCCGCCGTGAACATGCCTTCTCCCCGCCCAGTCGTTGTCCTAGCTCTCTTGGTATGGCTGCTACCACAAGTAGCAAGTTCCCAAGATTCTCGTGCGAGGAGGGCCGCTACACTGCCAGTCGATGCACCCGCCTTTGTTCCTGGCTTTGAACGTTTCGGGCGACATGCTGACATCGATTCCATTGCCTCCGGGCGATTGCTGATTAGCGAATTGAGCTGTGGTGCGTGTCATGCGACGGACGTTCCAGATCTGCAGCCCAAAGGTGGACCGCGATTGGAGAGTGTGGGCGAACGACTGCAGGCAGATTGGCTTTATGACTACCTCAACAGCTCACACGCTCCGCAGCACGGCACGACGATGCCCAACGTGTTGTCTAAGCTCGATCGCAACTCACGGCAGGATGTGGCCTTAGCTTTAGCCGCGTTCTTGGCCACACAGCGGAAGCCCTTGCCCGAGATCAAGGCGACTGGAGCGATCCCCGTTCCGTTGGAATTCTGGAAGCTTGGTGATGTGCAGCGGGGGACGGAATTGTTTCATCAGGTAGGCTGCGTTGCCTGTCACGCGCCCGATCCTGACTATGAAACCGTGGTCGAATCCAATTCGGCACTCGACGAACTCTTTGAAGAGCTTTCGACAGAAGAGTTGGAGGAGATGGGGCTGGCTTCCGCTGCCCGCAAGGTCGATTCGGTACCACTTGGCGAACTTGGCAATAAGTATTCCTTGCGCGGATTGGCTCGTTTCCTGCACGATCCACTGTCGGTTCGACCGAGCGGCCGGATGCCCGGATTTAAGCTCCTCCCCTCCGATGCGGCTGACATCGCGTCCTATCTGTTGAGCCGTGAGTCGACGAGTGCGAGCGAGACAAGTTCCTCCGGTAGTCCAGCTGAGCAGCTTGGCGTGCTGCATTCCGAGACGGAAGGATACGAGCAAGCTTTGGCGGGACGAATGAAGACTCAAACGCTGGGCGAATTGGCTGAACAAGGGCGTGGGTTGTTCGCTTCGATGAATTGCAATCAATGCCATGCGCTGTCTGGAGAGGAAACTGCTACGACGCTACCGCCGATGGAGCAACTGGATTCCCAGTCAGCGGTTGGTTGTCTGTCGGACTCTCCCACGCGATCGGTTCGTTTCTCGCTCGATGCAGTTCAAGTTGGGGCGATTCGTACGGCGCTGGCGGATGCTGCCACTCCCAGAGGGCTGGAGCCACCGTCTCGGCTGCAACACTTATTGTTGCAACGGAATTGTTACGCTTGTCATGAACGCGAGGAATTGGGTGGGGTTGGACGGTTCCGCAAGCCGTTTTTTGAAACAGTTGCCGGAATCGACCTAGGCGATGAGGGGCGTTTGCCACCTCCGCTGACAAATGTGGGCCGCAAATTGCAGCTGAGTTGGCTTAAGAAAGTGTTGTTGGGCCAGAATGCGGATATTCGCAAGCACATGCACATTCGCATGCCAGCGTTTGGTGCGGAATTGGCCGACGAGCTCCCGCAGTTGCTGGCAACCAGCGACGAAGTGGATTCGGCTCCAGAGTCCGCGGTGTGGGACTCCACCCTCTGGGATTTAGGCGCAACGCTGCCGCAGGTTGGGCGTGAGTTGGTCGACAACGGTTGTGTGCAGTGCCATCCGTTTCGCGGCTATGCGCTGCCGGGAGTGGTTGGAGTCGATTTGCAGGGAATTGCTAACCGTGTCCAGCCGAGCTGGTTCAGCGAGTTCATTGAGAATCCGGGCCTAGTAAAAAAGCAAACGCGAATGCCTACGTTTTTCCCTAAGGGGAAGAGCCAACAGCCTCATTTGCTGGGCGGGAACGTGCATTCTCAAATTGGTGCGATCTGGAGCTATCTGCGCGACCTGGATAAGCAGCCGCTGCCTGAGAAGATCAGCGCTGCGCGGGCTGAAAACTATGAGCTGAAGCCGACGGATCGGCCGATTCTGCTGCGAACATTTATGAAGGATGCCGGAACTCACGCGTTGGCCGTTGGATTTCCTGCCGGGGTGCATTTCGCCTTCGATACGGAACGGGTCCGCTTGGCAAACGCGTGGCGCGGACGCTTTATCGATGCCCAGGGGACGTGGTTTATCCGCTTTGCACCTCTAGCAGAGCCGCTGGGCGATCGGGTGCAAGCGATCCAATTTGGTGCTCCTTTTGCGCGGCCGAAGGACGAATCGGCGAGTTGGTCCGCTGATCAACTTTGGCCCCCACATGGATCGCGGATTCATTTTCGTGGGTATCGCCTGGACGAAGGCGGCATTCCCACGTTTCTCTACGAAGTGGATGGTATTGGCATTGAGGATCGAATCGAGCCCCATGGCCAGCAGGGGCTTTTACGCACGCTTTCGCTGCGCCCGGTCACCTCGCATGCGTCGGTGGGTGAGGAATCAGCCGCGGCCGAAGCACCGGAAACCGATCGCCTGTGGTTCAACGCCAATTACGGACACGACTTGCAAATCCTCAATGCATTCGAGAGTAAGAATGAATTGGGATTGCGCGTCAGGCTAGAGGTTTCAAGTTCGGATTTGCCCGTTTCCGTTCGCGCTGCATCAGACGATGGTGCGGTCTGGGCAGTGCCGCTAGATGTGAAACAGCCCATAGATTTGAAGGTTGAGTATCAATGGTAG
- a CDS encoding golvesin C-terminal-like domain-containing protein, which translates to MLKSSMAMILMYRLRHAPQMISKCLIRVFMCICGVFAGGRPAEGHRVWGLETLEPRLPLAGVPGLVPVGEQPSGGLEGKIVFTSAGHGWQWNSNLNRWATDRGNLLSMVEDFGNQDQLTYYADYLLRAGATVVPMRPVGRQANEVVLDNDSPGVTFTGSWSNNTAGPRWYDEDYGAALDAVKYRFATANGTQESAVATYTPEIPDAGFYPVYAWVAASSNRTEQLYRVNHSGGQTEVSIDHRQVGNGWIYLGTYHFDSGSSPSDGSVQISNLSSGGGSVVIADAIRFGNGMGDLPWGAGGIGSGDVSGYPREDEDSLVWLWRSVGQSTSFSSPSAVIGTSNVSAPIRMAEWMNADSNPYGTSVYVGFHSNATTGNPATASSRGAIGLISASDPTPNQAALAASTGRQINTDLRALDGQFEHDWSTRTGYTLAGGFGEITNARSGGEFDATIIEVAFHDNTEDAELLRDPKVRDQLARSTYEATLEHLINFNGSTSKPENITLPSAPLRVAVSSQAAGEVTLQWSAGPSSSGGVNGVYGSPADGFRVYASVDGYGFDGGTYVAGGAQTSLTLSGFDAARPYYFKVVAENAGGQSLASEVLTALPSGGAKQVLIVNGYDRLDRSQNFKLPFLGGATTDHVWNRFNNSRDYVVQHHEAILAARPGIHVESASNEAIIDGTLDLQSYDSVFWILGRESTADHTLDASEQVLVEEFLAAGGNLLITGSELGYDLYGQNQGRGFFRSTLGASYVADNANTHSIATSSSGIFAGLPQFEFSDGSSFSSLDGQVYDVSSPDVLSPESGAQAALLYSGGGVAAVQKAGTTGQGNLVLFGFPFESIVDPAIRSAAMGNILDFFALQPPQIQYPSVLDVIVASSSWDAAAIDLVDGQGTAAGNGLGLSLVGGEQLVNLTWQTIDRIYLVFDRDVADSFNSENVSLIGTNVADYGDRLQLAFGQAGALIGTLALDTPLHNDALVLSLSDAIVDTLGNPLDGEWIDGISTRSGDETGGGQFNFRINSLPGDADQSGGITISDILEVNALRGTIPDNLTEARIDIDRSGGITIVDILSINALRGTVLPTPPEPVALGAVGDNAQRFALSTSGQKQSKGFDRLATDFETAPIAEPVSAPEPSFVRDLATVPVAGDVPVNVPVNVPVNVPVNELASDSANASIAAPERASATELVSAPAVQSLTEPANESRIETLDETVDETVDETVDETVDETVDETVDETVAVVATDLNQEPVSEPNSESANSELAVSAETASEPSRQVCRSPDPAEHQRALEEMGYVPPLVNESTLESRKLYWVERQSTSIE; encoded by the coding sequence GTGTTAAAAAGTTCGATGGCGATGATTTTGATGTACAGGCTGCGGCACGCGCCGCAAATGATCTCAAAGTGCTTGATCCGCGTTTTCATGTGCATCTGTGGAGTGTTTGCCGGTGGTCGGCCTGCGGAGGGACACCGCGTGTGGGGACTAGAAACCCTCGAACCACGCCTGCCGCTGGCGGGTGTTCCTGGCTTGGTTCCGGTGGGCGAGCAGCCTTCCGGAGGCTTGGAGGGCAAGATCGTGTTTACCTCGGCAGGCCATGGTTGGCAGTGGAATAGCAATTTGAATCGTTGGGCTACCGACCGTGGAAATCTCCTCTCGATGGTCGAAGATTTCGGCAATCAAGATCAGCTAACCTACTACGCCGACTACCTACTTCGCGCCGGTGCTACCGTCGTTCCCATGCGACCGGTTGGACGCCAAGCCAATGAGGTGGTCCTCGACAATGACTCTCCCGGGGTCACCTTTACAGGAAGTTGGAGCAACAACACAGCGGGGCCACGTTGGTACGACGAGGACTATGGTGCGGCCCTGGACGCAGTCAAGTACCGCTTTGCGACCGCTAACGGTACTCAGGAAAGCGCGGTAGCAACGTACACACCGGAGATTCCAGACGCCGGGTTCTATCCGGTATATGCGTGGGTTGCCGCTAGCAGCAACCGCACCGAGCAATTGTACCGCGTCAATCACAGCGGGGGACAAACAGAGGTTAGCATCGACCATCGACAGGTGGGCAACGGCTGGATCTACTTGGGGACCTACCATTTTGATTCGGGGAGTTCGCCTAGCGACGGGTCGGTGCAGATCAGCAATCTTTCCAGCGGTGGTGGTTCCGTGGTGATTGCGGACGCCATCCGCTTTGGAAATGGCATGGGAGATCTACCATGGGGGGCTGGGGGGATCGGCAGCGGGGATGTCTCCGGTTATCCGCGTGAGGATGAAGATTCCTTGGTGTGGCTGTGGCGTTCGGTAGGCCAATCGACCAGTTTTTCGTCTCCCTCGGCTGTAATTGGTACCAGCAATGTCTCGGCTCCGATTCGCATGGCTGAATGGATGAATGCAGATTCCAATCCCTACGGTACGAGCGTCTACGTAGGATTCCACTCCAACGCCACGACGGGGAATCCCGCTACGGCGTCCAGTCGAGGTGCGATCGGGCTGATTTCAGCCTCCGATCCGACCCCGAACCAAGCCGCCTTGGCCGCGAGTACGGGACGGCAAATCAATACTGACCTGCGCGCCCTTGACGGACAATTCGAGCACGATTGGAGCACTCGCACGGGCTACACGCTGGCTGGCGGTTTTGGAGAGATCACCAATGCACGCTCTGGTGGCGAGTTCGATGCGACCATTATCGAAGTCGCATTTCATGACAATACCGAGGATGCGGAATTGCTGCGCGACCCCAAAGTGCGTGACCAATTGGCGCGCAGCACCTACGAAGCGACGCTCGAGCATTTGATCAATTTCAATGGTTCTACTTCAAAACCGGAGAATATCACGCTGCCTTCCGCACCGCTGCGGGTGGCCGTCAGTAGCCAAGCCGCAGGTGAAGTCACTCTGCAGTGGTCAGCCGGGCCGAGTTCGTCGGGCGGAGTTAATGGAGTTTATGGCAGTCCGGCGGACGGGTTTCGCGTTTACGCTTCCGTCGACGGTTACGGTTTTGATGGTGGAACCTATGTCGCTGGCGGAGCCCAAACGAGCTTGACGCTTAGTGGATTTGACGCAGCACGCCCCTATTATTTCAAGGTGGTGGCAGAAAACGCAGGCGGGCAATCGCTGGCTTCTGAAGTGCTTACGGCGCTGCCCAGTGGCGGGGCCAAGCAGGTGTTGATCGTCAACGGTTACGATCGGCTCGACCGCAGCCAAAATTTTAAACTTCCGTTTCTTGGCGGAGCGACCACTGACCACGTGTGGAATCGCTTCAACAACAGTCGCGATTACGTCGTACAGCACCATGAAGCCATCTTAGCGGCGCGACCTGGCATTCACGTAGAGAGTGCCAGCAACGAAGCGATTATCGACGGAACCCTCGACCTCCAATCCTATGATTCGGTGTTCTGGATCCTGGGACGTGAGTCGACTGCGGACCACACGCTTGATGCCTCAGAACAAGTCCTCGTCGAAGAATTCTTGGCCGCCGGCGGCAATCTGTTGATTACCGGTTCGGAGCTGGGCTACGACTTATACGGCCAGAACCAGGGACGCGGATTCTTCCGCTCCACGCTCGGCGCGTCCTATGTGGCGGACAATGCGAACACGCATTCGATCGCGACTTCTTCATCCGGCATCTTCGCCGGCTTGCCTCAATTTGAATTCTCCGACGGCTCGAGCTTCTCAAGTCTGGATGGACAGGTCTATGACGTCTCCTCGCCCGATGTGCTGAGTCCGGAATCGGGCGCGCAGGCTGCACTCCTGTATAGTGGCGGCGGCGTTGCTGCAGTGCAGAAAGCGGGAACCACGGGGCAAGGGAATCTCGTCCTCTTCGGTTTCCCTTTTGAGTCCATCGTGGATCCCGCAATCCGTTCCGCTGCGATGGGGAACATTCTAGATTTCTTCGCGCTTCAGCCTCCGCAAATTCAGTATCCCAGCGTGCTTGACGTGATTGTTGCCTCCAGCAGCTGGGATGCTGCGGCCATTGACCTCGTCGACGGGCAAGGGACAGCAGCAGGCAATGGTCTGGGGCTGTCGCTGGTTGGCGGTGAGCAGCTTGTAAACCTGACATGGCAAACAATCGATCGCATCTACCTAGTGTTCGATCGCGATGTTGCCGACTCGTTTAATTCCGAGAACGTTTCTCTCATTGGTACAAATGTTGCCGACTACGGAGATCGGCTGCAGCTAGCCTTTGGCCAAGCTGGAGCTCTCATCGGGACGCTTGCCCTCGATACGCCTCTACATAACGATGCACTCGTATTGAGCCTGTCCGACGCGATCGTTGATACACTCGGGAATCCATTGGACGGTGAGTGGATCGATGGGATCAGTACGCGGTCGGGGGATGAAACCGGTGGTGGACAGTTCAATTTCCGTATCAATAGCTTGCCTGGCGATGCCGATCAAAGTGGTGGGATCACCATCAGTGATATTCTCGAGGTCAACGCGCTTCGCGGAACCATCCCGGACAATTTGACGGAAGCTCGCATAGATATTGATCGCAGCGGTGGTATTACCATTGTGGATATTCTATCGATCAATGCGTTGCGCGGAACTGTGTTACCCACTCCGCCGGAACCAGTCGCCCTAGGGGCGGTAGGGGACAATGCCCAGCGATTCGCATTGTCGACCTCCGGCCAGAAGCAAAGCAAGGGATTTGATCGGTTGGCAACGGATTTTGAGACTGCTCCCATCGCTGAACCGGTTAGCGCTCCTGAGCCTTCCTTCGTCCGGGATCTCGCTACTGTCCCCGTCGCTGGGGATGTTCCAGTGAATGTTCCAGTGAATGTTCCAGTGAATGTTCCAGTGAATGAGTTGGCCAGCGATTCTGCCAACGCATCTATTGCAGCACCTGAGAGGGCCTCCGCTACTGAACTTGTTAGTGCACCAGCGGTTCAATCCCTGACCGAGCCAGCCAACGAGAGTCGGATCGAGACGTTGGATGAGACTGTGGACGAGACTGTGGACGAGACTGTGGACGAGACTGTGGACGAGACTGTGGACGAGACTGTGGACGAGACTGTAGCGGTGGTCGCGACTGATCTGAATCAGGAGCCGGTTAGCGAGCCCAATTCTGAGAGTGCCAACAGCGAACTGGCCGTTAGTGCGGAGACCGCCAGTGAACCCAGTCGGCAGGTTTGTCGCAGTCCCGACCCTGCGGAACATCAGCGAGCGCTGGAGGAGATGGGGTACGTCCCCCCCCTAGTTAATGAGTCGACTTTGGAAAGCCGCAAACTATACTGGGTGGAACGGCAATCCACGTCCATCGAATAA
- a CDS encoding cis-3-hydroxy-L-proline dehydratase, whose protein sequence is MKITRIFAHRVELPLVEGSYHWSGGKSVSVFDSTVVGIETDSGLVGYGEVCPLGPFYLPAYAEGVRTGLRELAPHLLGYDPCELHKVNHRMDAALKGHAYVKSGIDMACWDILGKQTNLPVCVLMGGRYGDSVRLYRAISQQSPDEMSQKVTEYSQQGYTRFQLKVGGDPDTDIERIRAARSVLKATDRLVADANTGWTQHEAMRVVRAVQDLDVYIEQPCLSYEECLAVRRNTTHPFVLDENIDCLDMLLRAKADLAMDLVNLKISKLGGLTKAKQARDLCVSMGIAMTLEDSWGGDITTAAIAHFAHSTPEAFRFTSTDFNSYVSVSNASGAPERVQGFMQASNEAGLGIQPRTDVLGPRVVDVS, encoded by the coding sequence ATGAAGATAACGCGTATTTTTGCTCACCGTGTTGAGCTCCCACTAGTCGAGGGATCCTATCACTGGTCTGGTGGAAAATCGGTTTCCGTGTTCGATAGCACCGTCGTTGGCATAGAGACGGATTCCGGACTCGTCGGCTACGGCGAAGTCTGCCCGCTGGGGCCCTTCTATCTACCTGCCTATGCCGAAGGCGTTCGAACTGGACTCCGTGAATTGGCGCCGCACCTACTCGGCTACGATCCGTGTGAACTGCACAAGGTCAACCACCGCATGGATGCAGCTCTTAAAGGGCATGCTTACGTGAAGAGCGGTATTGATATGGCTTGCTGGGATATCCTGGGCAAGCAAACCAATTTGCCAGTTTGTGTACTAATGGGAGGTCGCTATGGTGATAGCGTACGCTTGTATCGCGCCATCTCTCAGCAATCCCCCGATGAGATGAGTCAGAAAGTCACCGAATACAGCCAACAGGGCTATACACGTTTTCAACTCAAGGTTGGAGGAGATCCGGATACCGATATTGAACGCATCCGCGCAGCGCGGTCGGTCCTCAAAGCCACCGACCGACTGGTCGCCGATGCCAACACCGGCTGGACGCAACATGAAGCTATGCGGGTCGTGCGCGCAGTCCAAGATCTCGATGTCTACATCGAACAACCCTGTCTGTCCTACGAAGAGTGCTTAGCCGTGCGGCGCAATACTACGCACCCGTTTGTACTGGATGAAAACATCGACTGTCTCGATATGCTGCTGCGAGCTAAAGCCGATCTCGCAATGGATCTGGTCAATCTAAAAATCAGTAAGCTTGGAGGACTAACCAAAGCCAAACAAGCTCGAGATCTATGCGTTTCCATGGGGATCGCTATGACGCTGGAAGATAGTTGGGGTGGAGATATCACCACCGCAGCCATCGCGCATTTTGCGCACAGTACTCCAGAAGCCTTCCGTTTCACCAGTACCGATTTCAATAGTTATGTTTCCGTCAGCAATGCCAGCGGAGCACCTGAGCGCGTTCAAGGATTCATGCAAGCGAGCAACGAAGCCGGGCTGGGCATCCAGCCCAGAACCGATGTCCTTGGACCACGGGTCGTGGACGTATCCTAA